From the Leptospira licerasiae serovar Varillal str. VAR 010 genome, one window contains:
- a CDS encoding helix-turn-helix domain-containing protein: protein MKKIRKGDAKEVTIEQLRELWDKKRIKNVRVNISDMGASGFELQILGKNIEYKFGPGKFKKVVREAAEAAQSVWFEKNYKQSNLETAGRIREIRKEAKLTQLQLAQLLGYSQSYFAELEGGKWECSNTLFNDICQVCEEYIEKRGG, encoded by the coding sequence TTGAAAAAGATTCGAAAAGGTGATGCGAAGGAAGTAACGATAGAACAGCTTCGAGAACTTTGGGATAAAAAGAGAATAAAAAATGTCCGAGTGAATATTTCGGATATGGGTGCAAGTGGTTTTGAACTTCAAATTCTCGGAAAGAACATTGAGTATAAATTTGGTCCGGGGAAATTTAAGAAAGTAGTACGAGAAGCAGCGGAAGCAGCACAGTCCGTATGGTTCGAAAAGAATTACAAACAGTCAAATTTAGAAACGGCCGGCCGAATTCGAGAAATAAGAAAAGAAGCCAAACTTACACAACTGCAGTTAGCTCAGCTTTTAGGATATTCTCAAAGTTATTTCGCGGAGTTAGAGGGGGGAAAGTGGGAATGCTCGAATACTCTCTTTAATGATATTTGCCAGGTCTGTGAAGAATATATAGAGAAGCGGGGAGGGTAG
- a CDS encoding PBSX family phage terminase large subunit, protein MRGKSQTKKTEYKDLEVKEENDLTKYFSPKQITALIEDWQSDLIQEICYDGGARSGKTYLIVKAIISRAWLSPGSRHLIARYRLNHLRISVWRQTLLPCLKEMGFIRGRDYELNESEFLIQFSNGAEIYAAGLDDSDRVEKIMGTEFNTIFLNEATQLSFATFQKMKTRLSHVREGLTNKMIVDCNPRNRFHWIYRYFVLRQDPETGEALPLRRMQRIARRHWTPLDNPFISTEYKEMLSELTGVERDRLYLGEWVDTEGLVYGGFESAIVEPFTIPKHWDCAGAVDFGYTNPFAFLWLYYDKSNETWYLADEYYVREKTVRAHCEELRKKRRPNLFIVADHDAEDRATMAECGFPTVAADKDVTTGIQAVLKLLFSTKGVKLRIFRSCVHIIEELSVYSWEPAKEGKNTKEIPIKYLDHALDALRYFALKIVGNKRRIVTRELDKIKEEKKAKGKTLSDIRSDRLSKMGIDPGLFLGKS, encoded by the coding sequence GTGCGGGGCAAGTCTCAGACAAAGAAGACTGAATATAAAGATCTTGAGGTTAAAGAGGAAAACGATCTTACAAAGTATTTCTCTCCAAAACAAATCACCGCTCTTATAGAGGACTGGCAAAGCGATCTTATACAAGAGATTTGTTACGACGGAGGCGCAAGAAGCGGAAAAACTTATCTCATAGTTAAAGCAATTATTTCCAGGGCATGGCTTAGTCCTGGTTCAAGACATTTAATTGCACGGTATAGACTAAACCACCTTCGAATTTCTGTTTGGAGACAAACCCTTCTTCCTTGCTTGAAGGAAATGGGGTTTATCCGTGGGAGAGATTACGAACTAAACGAATCAGAATTTCTAATACAGTTCTCAAACGGTGCAGAGATCTACGCCGCCGGTCTAGATGACTCAGACCGCGTGGAAAAGATCATGGGGACCGAGTTCAACACGATCTTTCTGAACGAGGCCACTCAGCTTTCCTTTGCGACCTTTCAAAAAATGAAAACAAGGCTCTCGCATGTTAGAGAGGGCCTTACAAACAAAATGATCGTGGATTGTAATCCTAGGAATCGTTTTCACTGGATCTATCGCTACTTTGTACTAAGACAAGATCCTGAAACAGGCGAGGCACTTCCGCTTCGCCGGATGCAAAGAATCGCAAGGAGGCACTGGACTCCTTTAGATAACCCATTCATTTCAACAGAATACAAAGAAATGCTCTCAGAGCTTACGGGAGTTGAAAGGGACCGTCTTTACTTAGGGGAGTGGGTAGACACTGAGGGCCTCGTTTACGGGGGATTTGAATCTGCAATCGTTGAACCATTCACAATACCGAAGCACTGGGATTGTGCAGGTGCGGTTGACTTTGGATATACGAACCCGTTTGCGTTTCTTTGGCTTTATTATGATAAGTCGAACGAGACTTGGTATTTAGCAGATGAATACTATGTAAGAGAAAAGACAGTCCGAGCACACTGCGAGGAATTAAGAAAGAAACGAAGACCAAATCTCTTTATAGTCGCAGACCACGACGCGGAAGACCGGGCCACAATGGCCGAGTGCGGGTTTCCGACGGTCGCCGCTGATAAGGATGTAACGACTGGAATCCAAGCAGTTCTAAAACTTCTTTTTTCAACGAAGGGAGTTAAACTTCGAATCTTTAGAAGCTGTGTCCATATCATAGAAGAACTATCTGTATATTCTTGGGAACCAGCCAAGGAAGGAAAAAATACAAAAGAGATTCCAATCAAATACCTAGACCACGCTCTTGATGCACTAAGGTATTTTGCACTTAAGATCGTAGGAAATAAAAGAAGAATTGTTACAAGGGAACTAGATAAGATAAAAGAAGAGAAGAAGGCAAAAGGAAAAACGTTGTCAGACATTCGATCCGATCGACTGAGTAAAATGGGAATCGATCCAGGTCTATTCTTAGGGAAGTCCTAA
- a CDS encoding ParB N-terminal domain-containing protein, whose protein sequence is MQILSKEDITPELAETILDKIHLALTKENPDWQEIAMSDAVTDEDENSLNSSSRNALHKVLLSSDKELDKEAKLSLSKEFKKLKSNFLSQYLKAWANYEIDLPVEKAFLPYLECLDVQKSTFTAQIQTGPRKKIPNLSYRGLEILLQRKKGSPISGTDSKGKAWHKRTSCDFGILERSKPDGETDSIGVFVGPNPNSETVFVVNEVLSDTTFDVHKAILGFKDEKEARTAYLSSSDKTAKETGSILKLSFSQFVKWIEIGDFSKELQNPELEIRKSELQCLRSSVDLSDTFQSGQIYISKSALSAELVRKPIQVHTKHGTYISNRLVRNGELEPKSVPRSIEEPVSKRKRGRPSFPEGHRRVWSDGKEREKTQTGWKLTRASSQVGEVVQKTRKKRESVQSKPSKGETVPPTALSFSQIRTINQYTDKKDYDRKQIESLKVRIDQDGYDPAFPIVVDKKDGVWTVVAGHHRFEAVKELIEEGKLPSVFKIPVVTKEFASENKRLAAQVAENHRRSVLPTDEAKAYGKMQENGWDAKTISQELGISVGEVNKRLALNNLTPDLFALVQKKDRSLPLGVAETIGMFATDANGKPNSTIQIKAFKWFVENRNKYPGKGPAVVQEYIKELQSGELENFDFDNVATDIQREALRSIESMDKAKANQKMLNVMLDSLSKSYQRILGDNINSLSQSTMKELAASLALTAEKGVNSSSVLGRLDVIIQDLSIIKDSIQSKMREIEANASIPTLFARSFLADIEFTIQLAEEIRVGEKIQILKARLQSIAA, encoded by the coding sequence ATGCAAATTCTTTCTAAGGAGGATATAACTCCGGAACTTGCAGAGACGATCCTAGACAAGATCCACCTCGCTTTAACTAAGGAAAACCCCGATTGGCAAGAGATCGCCATGTCGGACGCGGTGACTGACGAGGATGAGAATTCTCTAAATTCATCGAGTAGGAACGCTCTGCATAAGGTTCTATTGTCTTCGGATAAGGAATTAGACAAAGAAGCAAAATTATCACTTTCAAAAGAGTTTAAGAAACTCAAATCCAATTTCTTATCTCAGTATTTAAAAGCTTGGGCAAATTACGAAATTGATCTACCCGTTGAAAAAGCATTTCTTCCTTACTTAGAATGTTTGGACGTTCAAAAATCCACTTTCACCGCTCAGATACAAACAGGACCGCGAAAGAAAATTCCAAATCTATCTTATAGAGGGCTAGAAATCCTTTTACAGAGAAAGAAAGGTTCACCTATTTCCGGAACAGACTCGAAAGGGAAAGCTTGGCATAAAAGAACTTCATGTGATTTCGGAATCCTTGAAAGAAGTAAGCCAGATGGAGAAACGGATTCCATTGGTGTTTTTGTAGGCCCGAATCCTAATTCCGAAACGGTATTCGTTGTAAATGAAGTTCTTTCAGATACTACTTTCGATGTTCACAAAGCGATTCTCGGTTTTAAAGATGAGAAAGAAGCTAGAACGGCTTACCTTTCTAGTTCAGATAAGACTGCAAAAGAGACCGGTTCTATCCTAAAACTCTCTTTCTCTCAATTCGTAAAATGGATTGAAATTGGAGATTTTTCCAAAGAGTTACAGAACCCAGAACTAGAAATAAGAAAATCAGAATTACAGTGCCTTCGTTCATCCGTTGACTTGAGCGATACATTTCAATCAGGGCAAATCTATATTTCTAAATCGGCTTTGTCTGCTGAACTAGTCCGAAAACCAATTCAAGTCCATACAAAACACGGAACCTACATTTCTAATCGGCTTGTGCGAAATGGTGAGCTCGAGCCTAAATCTGTTCCAAGAAGTATAGAAGAACCTGTAAGTAAAAGAAAACGAGGAAGACCGAGTTTTCCTGAAGGTCACAGACGAGTTTGGAGCGATGGAAAAGAAAGGGAGAAAACGCAAACAGGATGGAAGTTAACTCGAGCATCCTCACAGGTCGGAGAAGTTGTACAGAAAACGAGAAAGAAGCGGGAAAGCGTACAGTCTAAGCCTTCGAAAGGAGAAACGGTTCCTCCGACTGCTCTTTCATTCTCACAAATAAGAACTATAAATCAGTACACAGATAAAAAGGATTACGATAGAAAACAAATCGAATCTTTAAAAGTTCGGATAGATCAAGATGGCTATGACCCAGCTTTTCCAATCGTTGTCGATAAGAAAGACGGCGTTTGGACTGTCGTTGCGGGCCATCACAGATTCGAGGCTGTCAAAGAACTCATTGAGGAAGGAAAACTACCATCCGTCTTTAAAATTCCCGTAGTTACAAAAGAATTCGCTTCCGAGAACAAAAGACTCGCCGCCCAGGTCGCAGAAAACCATAGGCGCAGCGTTTTACCAACCGATGAAGCAAAAGCCTACGGGAAAATGCAGGAGAATGGTTGGGACGCTAAAACTATATCGCAAGAACTTGGAATTTCTGTTGGAGAAGTAAATAAGAGACTAGCTTTAAATAACCTAACTCCCGATCTATTTGCACTAGTTCAAAAGAAAGACAGATCCTTGCCTTTGGGTGTCGCTGAAACCATCGGCATGTTTGCCACTGACGCGAATGGTAAACCGAATTCTACGATTCAGATCAAAGCGTTTAAATGGTTTGTAGAGAACAGAAACAAATATCCCGGAAAAGGTCCAGCGGTCGTCCAGGAATATATAAAAGAATTACAATCCGGCGAACTGGAGAATTTCGATTTTGATAACGTAGCTACAGATATTCAAAGAGAAGCCCTACGTTCAATCGAGTCTATGGACAAAGCAAAAGCGAATCAGAAAATGTTAAATGTCATGCTCGATTCTCTTTCCAAAAGTTACCAGCGGATCCTCGGGGATAATATAAATTCTCTTTCACAATCCACTATGAAAGAACTGGCCGCCTCTCTGGCTCTTACAGCAGAAAAAGGGGTAAATTCTTCATCAGTTCTTGGAAGATTGGACGTAATTATCCAAGATCTTTCGATTATTAAAGATTCTATTCAAAGCAAAATGAGAGAAATCGAAGCCAATGCTTCTATCCCGACTTTGTTTGCTCGGTCTTTTCTTGCCGATATAGAATTTACAATCCAGCTTGCAGAGGAAATCCGGGTAGGTGAGAAAATTCAAATTCTAAAAGCAAGGTTACAGAGTATTGCCGCATGA
- a CDS encoding MvdC/MvdD family ATP grasp protein, with protein MNNVLIITNKEDITVDFVISRLIELGVNYFRFNTEEIGSELSIKIHSVNFGISIYDNIKNKEINLSYFDSVYYRRPKLPIIPINTSPGEALFLSQEITVILEYVNLSLANKKWLNTVSDLKRAENKLNQLRIAKEIGFNIPESLVTNIPEIAQKFISDQISAIIKPLKVGLIEEPNANSKIVYTNEINDKFIANIDRVSVFPVYIQRKVEKAFDIRVTIVAEEIFAVSIDSQSNEYSRTDWRAAKEILPHQSIDLPEKIQKFCFSIMKYYNLNFAAIDLVLSNDGEYYFLEINPNGQWAWIEQLTNYPISQSIANFLVINKNER; from the coding sequence ATGAATAATGTCCTTATCATCACGAATAAGGAAGATATCACTGTAGATTTTGTTATCAGTAGATTAATCGAATTGGGAGTAAATTATTTCAGATTTAATACTGAGGAAATAGGTTCGGAATTATCTATAAAGATACATTCTGTTAACTTTGGAATATCGATATATGACAATATAAAGAACAAAGAGATAAATTTATCCTATTTCGATTCGGTTTACTATAGAAGACCTAAGCTACCTATAATTCCAATTAATACAAGCCCAGGTGAAGCTTTGTTTTTATCGCAAGAAATAACTGTAATATTGGAATATGTGAATCTATCCTTAGCTAACAAGAAATGGCTAAATACAGTCTCCGATCTTAAGAGAGCGGAAAATAAATTAAATCAACTAAGAATTGCGAAGGAAATCGGATTCAATATTCCAGAATCTCTGGTTACGAACATCCCAGAAATAGCCCAAAAATTTATTTCAGATCAAATAAGTGCTATTATAAAGCCGCTAAAAGTTGGGCTGATAGAAGAACCTAATGCTAATTCAAAAATTGTTTATACAAATGAAATTAATGATAAATTTATAGCCAATATAGATAGAGTATCGGTTTTTCCTGTTTATATTCAAAGAAAGGTTGAAAAAGCATTCGACATTCGGGTAACTATTGTAGCCGAAGAAATTTTCGCTGTATCCATCGACTCACAGTCCAATGAATATTCTAGAACGGATTGGAGAGCTGCAAAGGAAATTTTACCACATCAAAGCATTGATCTTCCGGAAAAAATACAGAAGTTCTGTTTTAGTATAATGAAATATTATAATCTTAATTTTGCAGCTATCGATTTGGTTCTAAGTAATGATGGGGAGTATTATTTTCTCGAAATAAATCCAAATGGTCAATGGGCATGGATAGAGCAATTGACAAATTATCCAATTAGCCAGTCGATAGCAAATTTCTTAGTAATTAATAAGAATGAAAGATAG
- a CDS encoding baseplate J/gp47 family protein: protein MGSPAPYIPKTFLEYNTALINYLVAQGSRLTNFNPNSRISTIIRAIATILSEGDIRTLNGFRYSIREGVYNAFGFSRLPGNLSSGFVRIENNGIVEPLSIPIFSLDLFGLGFESVAPVNLQVNQPYVEVELRATKPGTDYNIRRLSIDTAEGLGSLSIPLPSNVRLWNTADFGGGTNFETEESRLRRFRDFIVSLGRSTPLGIYNAASSIPGVAGVQLSTNVNPLSGNFEIGWINIYVSDGTSNPPPELLNLVRKTIEGDLDDPENFPGYAAAGTYVYVAPVPVLGITVEFELEILNDSQLTNTDALNTATNALILYLNTLPVGFDVLLEQVIATILKSHPDFYRVNIQSFFGKLANDPIPSPLPSPIDISVPDTYLPRTGGTSGGQVNGTIVRTEPT, encoded by the coding sequence ATGGGTTCCCCAGCTCCGTATATTCCAAAGACATTTTTAGAATATAACACTGCATTAATTAACTACCTCGTAGCACAAGGATCGCGACTTACTAATTTTAATCCTAACTCTCGAATCTCTACGATCATCCGAGCAATCGCGACTATTTTATCCGAAGGGGATATTCGTACTTTAAATGGATTTCGTTACTCAATCAGGGAAGGAGTCTACAACGCTTTTGGTTTCAGTCGTCTTCCTGGGAATCTTTCCTCTGGCTTTGTTCGGATAGAGAACAATGGAATAGTAGAACCTTTATCTATCCCTATTTTCTCTTTGGATCTTTTCGGTCTCGGATTTGAGTCGGTAGCACCTGTAAATCTTCAAGTAAATCAACCCTACGTAGAAGTAGAGCTCAGAGCGACAAAGCCCGGAACCGATTACAATATCCGTAGACTTTCAATTGATACAGCGGAGGGCCTCGGTTCTTTAAGCATTCCACTCCCCTCTAATGTTCGTCTTTGGAATACAGCGGACTTCGGAGGTGGAACTAATTTCGAAACCGAAGAGTCAAGGCTTAGAAGGTTCCGTGACTTCATTGTTTCCTTGGGACGATCTACTCCGCTTGGAATCTATAACGCAGCTTCTTCAATCCCCGGAGTTGCCGGAGTTCAATTATCCACGAACGTAAATCCATTATCCGGAAATTTCGAAATTGGTTGGATTAATATTTATGTTTCGGACGGTACTTCAAATCCACCGCCAGAGTTACTCAATTTAGTTCGGAAGACAATCGAAGGGGACTTAGATGATCCAGAAAACTTTCCAGGATACGCAGCGGCTGGCACCTATGTTTATGTGGCTCCTGTTCCAGTGCTTGGAATTACTGTAGAATTTGAATTAGAGATCCTTAACGATTCACAACTAACAAATACCGATGCTTTAAACACAGCTACAAATGCTTTAATTCTTTATCTAAATACTTTACCGGTTGGATTTGATGTTCTCTTAGAGCAAGTCATAGCAACAATTCTAAAATCCCATCCTGATTTCTATAGAGTAAACATTCAAAGTTTCTTTGGAAAACTTGCGAATGATCCGATCCCCTCCCCTCTTCCAAGTCCAATCGATATTTCCGTGCCAGATACATACCTTCCTAGAACGGGTGGAACTTCCGGTGGTCAAGTTAACGGGACCATAGTAAGAACAGAGCCGACTTAA
- a CDS encoding baseplate assembly protein, with the protein MNSFSNDEEYLQVGPNSIDDMQTPPNLAVVTAVLPRFKANILTTDGVEFQNVRYFGPYISENSAHGRAFGFKKNQIVLVEFIGGSFRAPIITKTFPFAALDKDLNNLSEFWKKYSFINPETDIIDFHESGYFVRQTTNKIQIYDREQNIISEIDFIEQKLKWKMQKIEIESDVSIKGSLSIEGDSQFTGKLDVSKEITSNIDVKAGGISLKTHPHQYNPGPLPPVPTGPPEPSP; encoded by the coding sequence ATGAATTCATTTTCAAACGATGAAGAATACTTGCAGGTGGGTCCTAATTCCATTGATGATATGCAGACTCCTCCGAACCTAGCGGTCGTAACTGCAGTATTGCCGAGATTTAAGGCAAACATTCTTACAACGGATGGAGTTGAATTTCAAAACGTAAGATACTTTGGGCCATATATTTCAGAAAACTCCGCTCATGGTCGCGCATTCGGTTTCAAGAAAAATCAAATAGTACTCGTTGAATTTATCGGAGGTAGTTTTAGAGCTCCCATAATTACGAAGACCTTTCCTTTTGCCGCTCTGGATAAAGATTTGAATAATCTATCAGAGTTTTGGAAGAAGTACTCTTTTATTAATCCAGAAACAGATATAATTGATTTTCACGAATCCGGGTACTTTGTAAGGCAAACAACGAACAAAATCCAGATTTACGACAGAGAACAAAATATCATTTCTGAGATTGATTTTATAGAACAAAAACTAAAGTGGAAAATGCAAAAAATCGAAATCGAATCGGATGTTTCGATAAAAGGTTCTTTAAGCATTGAGGGAGACAGTCAATTCACTGGAAAATTGGATGTTAGTAAGGAGATTACTTCTAATATAGATGTAAAAGCCGGGGGAATCAGTTTGAAAACTCACCCACACCAGTACAATCCAGGTCCCTTGCCGCCCGTTCCAACTGGACCTCCCGAGCCTTCACCTTAA